From Saccopteryx leptura isolate mSacLep1 chromosome 3, mSacLep1_pri_phased_curated, whole genome shotgun sequence, one genomic window encodes:
- the LOC136398570 gene encoding LOW QUALITY PROTEIN: mucin-2-like (The sequence of the model RefSeq protein was modified relative to this genomic sequence to represent the inferred CDS: inserted 2 bases in 1 codon) codes for MSPPRGLADGCEICPYVHSLLYTASTTTISTTITITIIPTSTTTTITTTITIITNTNMTTTTTTIITTTTITTTATSNITTTTSTTITNTNTNTTTTTITITITTTSTTITITTITTTATTTTTITTNNTRTATITTTTTTTTTTTTTTITTTTTPTITNTNITTTTITITTTTTITTITNSNTTTITTTNTTTTTINITTTTITNSTNTTTITTTTTTISITTTSITTTITTTTNCQYHHHHHHHHHYCYHHHQHQHHQHHHYHHHCHHHYHITTNNTRTASITTTITTTITTAITTTNTNTTNTTTTTITITTTSTTITITTTTTTITTTNTTTTTITNNTTITTTNTNTTTTTTITSTTTNSNTITITIITSSTITTITTIITITTTTITTTTTVTIITTTDTPTPTTTTTITTSNNTNTTTTLTITITTTTXSPPSPPLPPPTTTPQLTPSPPPTPLPPSPPLPPSPPTPLPPSPPPTTTTTPQLPPSLSPTTTITTTITNTTNTTITTTNTTNTTTTITTTTTTSTTITITTTTITTNTTTTTTTTTITTTIT; via the exons ATGTCCCCTCCCCGGGGGCTGGCGGACGGATGTGAGATCTGTCCCTACGTGCACTCCCTGCTCTACACTGCAAG cacTACTACCATCAGCACCacaatcaccatcaccatcattcccacctccaccaccaccaccatcaccaccaccatcaccatcatcaccaacaCCAACATGactaccaccaccactaccatcatcaccaccaccaccatcactaccactgCCACCTccaacatcaccaccaccacctctaccACTATCACCAACACCAACACCAACACCACCACAACCAcaatcaccatcaccattaccaccacTAGCACCACaatcactatcaccaccatcaccaccactgccaccaccactaccaccatcaccaccaacaacACCAGAactgccaccatcaccaccaccacaaccaccaccaccacaaccaccaccaccaccatcactaccaccaccactccCACTATCACCAACACCAACATCAccacaaccaccatcaccatcaccaccaccaccaccatcaccaccatcacaaactccaacaccaccaccatcaccaccaccaataCCACAACTACCACTATcaatatcaccaccaccaccatcacaaactccaccaacaccaccaccatcaccaccactaccaccaccatcagcatcaccaccaccagcattaccaccaccatcaccaccaccacc AACTGCCagtatcaccaccaccatcaccaccaccatcactactgctatcaccaccaccaacaccaacaccaccaacaccaccactaccaccaccactgccaccaccactaccacatcACCACCAACAACACCAGAACTGCCagtatcaccaccaccatcaccaccaccatcactactgctatcaccaccaccaacaccaacaccaccaacaccaccacaaccaccatcaccatcaccaccactagcACCACaatcactatcaccaccaccaccaccaccatcaccaccaccaacaccaccacaaccaccatcaccaacaataccaccatcactaccaccaacACCAACACCACTACCACAACCACCATCACCAGCACTACTACCAACAGCAACacaatcaccatcaccatcatcacctcctccaccatcaccaccatcaccaccatcatcaccatcaccaccaccaccatcaccaccactaccaccgtcaccatcatcaccacaactgacactcccacccccaccaccactaccaccatcaccaccagcaaCAACACCAACACAACTACCACCCTCACTATCAcgatcaccaccaccac atcaccaccatcaccaccactaccaccaccaacaacaacaccACAActaacaccatcaccaccaccaacaccactaccaccatcaccaccactgccaccctcaccaccaacaccactaccaccatcaccaccaccaacaacaacaacaacaccacaACTACCACcctcactatcacc aactaccaccatcaccaccaccatcaccaacaccaccaacaccaccatcaccaccaccaacaccaccaacaccacaaccaccatcaccaccactactaCCACTAGCACCacaatcaccatcaccaccaccacaatcaccaccaacaccaccaccacaaccaccaccaccaccatcaccaccaccatcacc